The following proteins are encoded in a genomic region of Debaryomyces hansenii CBS767 chromosome G complete sequence:
- a CDS encoding DEHA2G01188p (similar to uniprot|P28005 Saccharomyces cerevisiae YAL033W POP5 Subunit of both RNase MRP which cleaves pre-rRNA and nuclear RNase P which cleaves tRNA precursors to generate mature 5' ends), with product MVRLKQRYILFDILYPPSSDTGGSQENLEDFVNFSKSRQNTLLTLHRTSPSNISQKTLTQAIRTVIQDHYGDFGAGTAGMQFAIKYFSNKTSTGIIRCGRSSFQIVVAALALMNKLGDEDVIVRCIHVSGTIKKCEEYSIKRNRDLMSVLKSGSGKANLNSIISNFENEDDIIGVTDDEANMD from the coding sequence ATGGTTAGGTTAAAGcaaagatatatattgtttgatatattatatCCACCGTCATCAGATACCGGCGGTTCCCAAGAAAATTTAGAGGATTTCGTTAATTTTAGTAAATCACGTCAAAATACACTTCTCACGTTGCATAGAACATCTCCATCGAATATCAGCCAAAAGACATTAACGCAAGCCATACGAACTGTTATACAAGATCATTATGGTGACTTTGGAGCAGGAACTGCTGGTATGCAGTTTGCAATCAAGTATTTCAGTAATAAAACATCTACAGGTATCATTAGATGTGGTAGACTGAGTTTCCAAATAGTAGTTGCTGCTCTAGCcttaatgaataaattagGAGACGAAGACGTGATAGTGAGATGCATTCATGTTAGTGGTACTATTAAAAAATGTGAAGAATACTCCATCAAGAGAAACCGAGATCTAATGAGTGTGCTAAAGAGTGGTTCTGGTAAAGCAAACCTTAATAGTATTATATCAAACTTCgagaatgaagatgacaTTATCGGAGTTACTGATGATGAAGCAAATATGGACTGA
- a CDS encoding DEHA2G01232p (weakly similar to uniprot|P22023 Saccharomyces cerevisiae YOR336W KRE5 Protein required for beta-1 6 glucan biosynthesis) has product MQLGCCLAICQFFLLSVVAFQDNDLSSAENKFEVNLEASWRPSPFQLNLLESISGYNESLFINTLANIIGFSIEENESDEESNEELNDVDGTLISDSHIYMKVVDALNLDDTSKSFIGFNLVNKIFTPRIQAHYEYYTNVVDPQFSHRLYKECSTDSFGNKILSGESDKHQAWILYNNKLYCSSDEVFALKTDKKSTSTDDVLPFDRVIGSNQESPLLVLYGDIESEVFKNMFINLYESAKIGKLRFVWRYIPSNNPDQREQLSGYGADITLKRTDYMVIDDRDINKIEFKNEKRIENKNYHLDKGFSRIARLDELKPISKDNLTDLGLKLTSFILSNDYSDISNHDLLNSILQDFPKFAYYVSQLDPENIDSVRESVNANVKLGMSEESNGIYINGSPINKLELDVLKLVDKVRDELKLVNELKELGFTTGQAKKLLFKFALLSAVKESQFRTGNTIMGGNENRFKVYNYQFTPMSRHKKGGVVFFNNIEKDDVYESFPSSRREAYLGFSAQHLRPGQIPIIRENIHDLIFALNFSDKEQLKVFFTFSKIILDKSLPQQLGLIACGGNEKDKMIAEIFYFIVDKASLTEALAFLYKYFDAKDEEAEKEILNAVSIPSTYSFNESIYQDVLDRFSINSPSVICNGVIYELTSTWQVLMGKQLAQDIRLIQNHIQKGDDVNKSLKSFLFENAKSERNLRIIPNDASLIKYKGINQELIDNSISFKCKKKDNGASATFWLIGDFNSINILDQFVEILRTMKVERSYSIQVRILNKSTDTDLLDKIKALFPINELRTKDIENIISWLSDRLHNSVNCKPDKNIVQLLEASGLPPNHPLLLLNGRYFRLDKNLSFKELQQLLEYEFSQRLNLFGDIISAYPDEFPRSFCEYHSSRYDCSDWFDLVSSYVTKSFHVDDNMLVSDVARFDFSSLNMDNILKISEDETSKEVEVLIIIDPIDEMSQKLVSIIYAITSFPFVDIKILLQPQLEATEEVKIGRFYRGVYPSSIPQFGKDGGLEIKNKAVFEMVPSQELFTTNIDSPARWQIVIHDSPSGVDLDNVKLSNYVDSLIYGTYVLKNILIEGYAKNVKYGMNLSGLTIDLSKDNSYTDTTVMSNLGYFQLSANPGIWEFKIKPESKSEKYYSLLSASENVFISNTDPLGSVRVAILNLNGLVLKPRFTTNSGYENKFIFEEDDNIESEDDNKIGSFMKSLLKSKAPTTKKHADINIFTIASGHLYERFLSIMTASVMAHTDKSVKFWIIENYISSHFKKLLPLLAQEYNFEYELITYKWPNWLRFQREKQRTIWGYKILFLDVLFPQDLKKVIFVDADQIARTDMKELVDLDLEGAPYGFTPMCDSRKDMEGFRFWKQGYWAHVLKDGLKYHISALYVVDLDKFRALSAGDRLRAHYQKLSSDPNSLSNLDQDLPNNMQNKIKIHSLPQEWLWCETWCSDSEFRNAKTIDLCNNPLTKENKLDTAKRQIPEWTTYDNQIKRLMDQINDNENPKISTDVLENTPRNDLHDEDNQSQYEPDYIHDEL; this is encoded by the coding sequence ATGCAATTAGGTTGCTGTTTAGCAATATgtcaattctttttgttgAGTGTGGTCGCCTTTCAGGATAACGATTTGAGTTCAgctgaaaataaatttgaagtGAATCTTGAAGCTTCTTGGAGACCCAGCCCATTCCAGCTAAATTTACTCGAAAGTATATCAGGATATAATGAGTCTTTGTTTATTAATACATTAGCCAATATCATTGGCTTttctattgaagaaaatgaatcgGATGAAGAATCgaatgaagaattgaatgacGTTGATGGCACTCTTATAAGTGATtctcatatatatatgaagGTGGTTGATGCATTAAATCTAGATGATACTTCTAAGTCATTCATAGGGTTCAACTTAGTAAATAAGATATTTACGCCTCGTATTCAAGCACATTATGAGTACTATACTAATGTTGTCGATCCCCAATTCTCCCATAGGTTGTACAAAGAATGTTCCACGGATTCTTTTGGGAATAAAATTCTCTCAGGGGAATCTGACAAACACCAGGCATGGATTCTTTATAATAACAAGTTATATTGCTCGTCTGACGAAGTTTTTGCTTTGAAAACCGATAAGAAGTCTACTTCGACGGATGATGTTTTACCATTCGATAGAGTAATTGGTTCCAACCAGGAATCACCACTTTTAGTTCTATATGGAGATATAGAATCTGAGGTTTTCAAAAACATGTTCATAAACCTCTACGAAAGTGCAAAAATAGGAAAATTAAGATTTGTATGGAGGTATATTCCTTCCAATAATCCAGATCAACGTGAACAATTAAGCGGCTATGGGGCTGATATCACATTGAAGCGAACAGATTATATGGTTATAGATGATCGTGacatcaataaaattgaatttaaaaatgaaaaaagGATAGAAAATAAGAACTATCATCTTGATAAGGGGTTTTCAAGGATTGCAAGACTTGACGAACTTAAACCAATTTCCAAAGATAATCTTACTGATTTGGGGCTAAAATTGACTTCGTTCATATTATCCAATGATTATTCtgatatttcaaatcatgatttattgaatagtATTTTGCAAGACTTTCCGAAATTTGCATACTATGTGTCCCAATTAGATCCCGAAAATATCGATTCCGTTAGAGAAAGCGTAAATGCTAATGTGAAACTAGGTATGTCTGAAGAATCTAATggtatttatattaatggATCACCTATAAACAAACTTGAACTTGATGTGCTTAAATTGGTTGATAAAGTACGTGATGAGTTAAAGTTAGTGAACGAACTAAAGGAGTTGGGATTTACGACCGGTCAGGCAAAGAAGCTTTTATTTAAGTTTGCATTATTAAGTGCTGTAAAGGAATCACAATTCCGCACAGGAAATACCATTATGGGtggaaatgaaaatagATTTAAAGTCtataattatcaattcaCACCAATGAGTAGACACAAGAAAGGTGGTGTTGtttttttcaacaatatcGAAAAAGATGATGTATATGAAAGTTTTCCTTCTAGTCGGAGAGAAGCTTATTTAGGGTTTTCAGCGCAACATCTTAGACCGGGCCAAATCCCAATAATAAGAGAAAACATCCATGACTTGATATTTGCTTTGAACTTTTCAGACAAGGAGCAGTTAAAAGTTTTCTTCACATTTTCTAAAATCATTCTTGATAAGAGTTTACCTCAACAGCTAGGCTTAATTGCATGTGGTGGTAATGAGAAGGATAAGATGATAGCTGAAATCTTCTACTTTATTGTTGATAAGGCATCCTTGACAGAAGCATTAGCCTTTTTGTATAAATACTTTGATGcaaaagatgaagaagcagaGAAAGAAATCTTGAATGCCGTTAGCATTCCGTCAACATACAGCTTCAATGAGTCTATTTATCAAGATGTCTTGGATAgattttcaatcaattcacCATCAGTTATATGTAATGGTGTTATATACGAGCTTACTTCAACCTGGCAGGTATTAATGGGCAAACAGCTTGCACAGGATATTCGATTAATACAGAATCATATCCAAAAGGGCGATGAtgttaataaatcattgaaaagttttctTTTTGAAAACGCCAAATCTGAGAGAAACTTGCGTATTATTCCTAATGATGCTAGTTTGATTAAATATAAGGGAATAAACCAAGAATTAAtagataattcaatttctttcaagtgcaaaaagaaagataatGGAGCATCAGCAACATTTTGGTTAATAGGtgatttcaattcaatcaatattttggatcaatttgttgaaattttacGTACTATGAAAGTGGAACGATCGTATTCTATTCAAGTACGGATCTTGAACAAATCTACGGATACAGATTTACTAGACAAGATCAAAGCTCTATTCCCTATTAACGAGTTAAGAActaaagatattgaaaatataatatcttGGTTATCAGACAGATTACATAATTCTGTCAACTGTAAGCCGGATAAGAATATTGTTCAGTTACTAGAAGCAAGTGGATTACCACCTAACCACCCTTTGCTCTTACTTAATGGTAGATATTTTAGGTTGGATAAGaatttatcatttaaagaattacaACAACTTTTAGAATATGAATTCAGCCAACGGCTAAATTTGTTTGGTGATATTATATCAGCTTATCCGGACGAATTTCCACGATCATTCTGTGAATACCATTCGTCCAGATATGACTGTTCAGACTGGTTTGATTTAGTCTCATCTTATGTTACGAAATCTTTTCACGTAGATGATAACATGCTCGTCTCGGATGTTGCAAGATTCGATTTTAGTTCTTTGAATAtggataatattttgaagatctCTGAGGATGAAACTTCTAAAGAGGTGGAAGTcttaattataattgatcCCATTGATGAAATGTCGCAAAAGCTAGTATCTATTATTTATGCTATCACCAGTTTTCCGTTTGttgatatcaaaatattactTCAACCACAGCTCGAAGCAACTGAGGAAGTTAAAATTGGTAGATTTTATCGAGGTGTATATCCATCCTCTATTCCACAATTTGGTAAAGACGGTGGAttagaaattaaaaataaagcAGTATTTGAAATGGTACCTAGCcaagaattatttactACGAACATCGATTCTCCCGCAAGGTGGCAAATAGTGATACATGATAGTCCTTCTGGAGTTGATTTGGACAATGTGAAATTGTCAAATTATGTTGATAGTTTAATTTATGGAACTTACgttttaaagaatattttaattgagGGCTATGCCAAAAATGTGAAATATGGCATGAATCTTTCTGGCTTGACAATAGATTTGAGTAAAGACAATTCATATACCGACACAACAGTTATGTCTAATTTAGGGTATTTCCAATTATCTGCTAATCCAGGAATTTGGgaatttaaaatcaaaCCGGAAAGCAAAAGTGAAAAGTATTATTCATTGCTATCCGCATCGGAAAACGTATTCATTTCAAACACTGATCCTCTTGGTAGCGTAAGGGTAGCGATACTTAATCTAAACGGACTAGTTCTAAAGCCAAGATTTACTACTAATTCCGGGTAcgaaaataaatttatatttgaagagGACGATAATATAGAATCTGAAGATGACAACAAAATCGGTAGCTTCATGAAGTCGCTCTTGAAGTCTAAAGCCCCAACTACGAAGAAACATGCagatatcaatatctttacGATCGCAAGCGGTCATTTATATGAGAGATTTTTATCTATTATGACTGCATCAGTGATGGCACACACCGATAAACTGGTTAAATTCTGgatcattgaaaattatatttcttctcaTTTTAAGAAATTGTTACCTCTTTTGGCACAGGAATACAACTTTGAATATGAACTCATAACTTATAAATGGCCAAACTGGCTAAGATTCCAAAGGGAGAAACAGCGTACCATTTGGGGATATAAGATTTTGTTTTTAGATGTCTTGTTCCCGcaagatttgaaaaaagtTATATTTGTTGATGCAGATCAGATCGCACGTACCGACATGAAAGAGTTGGTTGATCTTGATTTGGAGGGAGCACCATATGGCTTTACTCCCATGTGCGATTCTAGGAAAGACATGGAAGGGTTTAGGTTTTGGAAGCAAGGATACTGGGCACATGTATTGAAAGACGGCTTGAAGTATCATATTAGTGCATTATATGTAGTGGACTTAGACAAGTTTAGAGCACTTTCGGCTGGTGACAGGTTGAGAGCTCATTATCAAAAGCTCTCGTCTGATCCAAACTCATTATCTAACTTAGATCAAGATTTACCCAACAATATGCAAAACAAGATCAAGATTCATTCACTTCCTCAAGAATGGCTCTGGTGCGAGACATGGTGTTCTGACAGCGAGTTTAGAAATGCAAAAACAATTGACCTTTGTAACAATCCCTTAACAAAGGAGAACAAGTTAGACACGGCTAAAAGACAAATTCCCGAATGGACTACTTATGATAACCAAATAAAACGTTTGATGGatcaaattaatgataatgaaaaccCAAAAATTTCTACAGATGTATTAGAAAACACACCTCGCAATGACCTACACGATGAAGACAATCAATCTCAATACGAGCCTGATTATATTCATGATGAACTTTAG
- a CDS encoding DEHA2G01210p (similar to uniprot|P33339 Saccharomyces cerevisiae YGR047C TFC4 One of six subunits of the RNA polymerase III transcription initiation factor complex (TFIIIC)), with the protein MSSNVFENPEGGSFGDTVGLTSRSNNDDDDDISLTFSSDEQEDFIEDLEGSEKDDDNAYENDEQLLLTSSDDDNGSQDDDLDDDYDLRDALRSAGNFKPKNKKKASASKSYWKRKMMRSTNRELDPEVRINLSQANEAFVRNDFQVALNLYLEVIKKDPKNFSAYKTLGEIYKQQGRLHKCCNAWLLAANIHPWDSQFWGNVAELSSELGHIDQAIYCYGRAIASDNTKNAKFILERAFLYKEKKQYGRALEGFQKVHQVYPADTSIIKNLASVYVEQKRINDAINLYMRILDSNISPTGQPKQSVPRFGWAELNILCELYLQQHSWKIGIKVIKLVARWIQNRTDEKWWDEVDDDSEFDKRRFAVIKGLSPSQQARSKEKFYNLPIDIRFKLGSLRLGLEQKEETMRHFEYLLEETEDIADLYFEAGKSLEAHGFHEEALTFLTRASLNDEQNESPELVSLLAKCFLEVGDYIQAQQAYSSLLYGDPDNLDFKLALAETFYHLGESEKSVKLLEEVTIATEKSGAGKADSIPNDLDNEVVEEDNLSLIKNKQLIKSTKNSKLSEEERLELENNAKRKVMEKYHRMERLEDAITKNEKVAVTAWMQLASQLVEMFMNVRIFFPRDKNREFKGIVLYRRKKQMRIDEKLARVYNLYEGIANDDDTHTRSFLTSTTEYRGLSYDIWFGIFVQYAILLSRFDNNTEYATHIIEVAKDVNVFVQDKNKETILNMVHLIFGIKQEEIGTVIMTYIRYFLSANQFSPFIYKLFMCCFASGVEAWETFANYNHQKFFLRQLKAYDSILSGKKITGMATITADLKNVKLSREHPELLYVYANLLGGSRSYVSSIVYLNRAYKEYKQDPMICIVLGLAHVHRSMQRLSNNRHIQLLQGISYILEYKSHREKDASPFELQEIEYNFGRLFHMIGLTSAAIHHYEKVLKYHDKLKKYSEYDLSVEAAYNLSLIYNINGNSMLAREITEKYLVI; encoded by the coding sequence ATGTCTTCTAATGTATTTGAGAATCCTGAAGGCGGAAGCTTTGGGGATACCGTTGGGTTAACATCAAGaagtaataatgatgatgatgatgatatcaGTTTAACTTTCTCTTCTGATGAACAAGAAGactttattgaagatttagagGGATCGgaaaaagatgatgataacgCTTATGAGAATGATGAACAACTTCTTCTAACTTCGTCTGATGATGACAATGGGCTGcaagatgatgatttggatgatGACTACGACTTACGAGATGCTCTTAGAAGTGCTGGTAACTTTAAACCtaaaaataagaagaaggcGTCCGCGTCAAAGTCATATTGGAAACGTAAAATGATGAGAAGTACAAACCGTGAATTGGATCCAGAGGTTCGCATAAATTTATCTCAGGCAAATGAAGCCTTTGTTCGAAATGATTTCCAAGTAGCATTAAACTTGTATCTAGAAGTTATCAAGAAAGACCCTAAGAATTTCAGTGCTTATAAAACGTTAGGTGAAATTTATAAACAACAAGGAAGATTGCATAAATGTTGTAATGCATGGTTATTAGCTGCGAATATTCACCCATGGGACAGTCAATTCTGGGGAAATGTTGCTGAATTGAGTAGCGAATTAGGTCACATTGATCAAGCAATATATTGTTATGGTAGAGCGATTGCATCTGACAATACGAAAAATGCTAAGTTTATTCTCGAACGGGCATTTTTATATAAGGAGAAAAAGCAATATGGACGGGCATTGGAAGGCTTCCAAAAAGTCCATCAAGTGTACCCTGCTGATACTAGTATTATCAAGAATCTAGCTAGTGTTTATGTTGAACAGAAAAGAATCAACGATGCTATTAACTTGTACATGAGAATATTGGATCTGAATATTAGTCCGACTGGTCAGCCTAAACAAAGTGTTCCTAGATTCGGGTGGGcagaattaaatattttatgtGAATTGTACTTACAGCAGCATTCATGGAAGATAGGTATCAAAGTTATAAAGCTAGTAGCAAGATGGATACAAAATCGAACAGATGAAAAATGGTGGGATGAAGTGGATGACGATtcagaatttgataaaagaAGATTCGCAGTGATTAAGGGTTTATCTCCTTCTCAGCAAGCAAGATCTAAAGAAAAGTTTTATAATTTACCTATCGATATACGTTTCAAGCTAGGAAGTCTAAGGTTAGGTTTGGagcaaaaagaagaaacgATGCgtcattttgaatatttattggaagaaaCTGAAGATATTGCGGATTTGTATTTTGAAGCTGGTAAATCATTGGAGGCACATGGGTTTCATGAGGAAGCTTTAACATTCTTGACTCGTGCCTCCCTCAATGATGAGCAAAACGAAAGTCCTGAGTTAGTCTCGTTGCTAGCTAAGTGTTTCCTAGAAGTCGGCGATTATATACAAGCCCAACAAGCATACAGTTCTCTTTTGTATGGAGATCCTGATAATTTAGATTTCAAATTGGCTCTAGCAGAAACATTTTACCATCTTGGTGAAAGCGAAAAGTCAGTTAAATTGTTAGAAGAAGTAACAATTGCAACCGAAAAAAGTGGAGCTGGAAAAGCTGATAGTATTCCTAACGATTTGGATAATGAGgttgttgaagaagataacttatcattaattaaaaacAAACAACTAATAAAATCAACtaaaaattccaaattaagcgaagaagaaagattagAACTTGAAAACAATGCAAAAAGAAAGGTTATGGAGAAATATCATCGTATGGAGCGTTTAGAAGATGCAATTACTAAGAACGAAAAGGTTGCAGTGACAGCATGGATGCAACTAGCTTCTCAGTTGGTTGAGATGTTTATGAATGTTAGGATTTTTTTCCCAAGAGATAAAAATAGAGAATTTAAAGGTATTGTGTTGTACAGGCGTAAAAAGCAAATGCGCATAGATGAAAAGCTAGCCAGAGTCTACAATCTATATGAAGGTATAgctaatgatgatgatacTCATACCAGACTGTTTCTCACTTCGACAACTGAATATAGGGGCCTTAGTTATGATATATGGTTTGGGATCTTTGTTCAATACGCTATATTATTGTCTAGGTTCGATAATAACACGGAGTATGCAACCCATATAATTGAAGTTGCAAAAGACGTAAATGTATTTGTGCAAGATAAGAACAAGGAGACCATATTGAATATGGTGCATTTAATATTTGGTATCAAGCAAGAAGAGATAGGAACAGTCATTATGACGTATATTCGATACTTTTTGTCTGCGAATCAATTTTCTCCATTTATCTACAAGCTTTTCATGTGCTGTTTTGCATCCGGAGTCGAAGCGTGGGAAACATTTGCTAATTATAACCAtcaaaaattctttttgcGGCAATTGAAAGCTTATGATTCCATTCTCAGTGGGAAGAAAATCACTGGAATGGCGACTATAACAGCTGATCTCAAAAACGTTAAGCTTAGTCGTGAACATCCAGAATTATTGTACGTTTACGCCAATTTGTTAGGAGGAAGTAGGAGTTatgtttcttcaattgtttaCCTAAACAGAGCCTATAAAGAATACAAACAAGACCCCATGATTTGCATCGTTCTTGGTTTAGCGCATGTGCATAGATCAATGCAGAGATTAAGTAATAACAGACATATACAGTTGCTTCAAGGTATAAGTTACATTTTGGAATACAAATCGCACAGGGAAAAAGATGCATCTCCATTTGAGTTACAAGAAATAGAGTACAATTTTGGTAGGTTATTTCATATGATAGGTTTAACATCTGCAGCTATACACCATTATGAAAAAgtgttgaaatatcatgacaaattaaaaaaatatagCGAGTACGATCTTCTGGTAGAAGCAGCGTATAATTTATCTCTAATTTACAATATCAATGGCAATTCAATGTTGGCCAGAGAAattactgaaaaatatttagttATATAG
- a CDS encoding DEHA2G01166p (similar to uniprot|P41835 Saccharomyces cerevisiae YPL214C THI6 Bifunctional enzyme with thiamine-phosphate pyrophosphorylase and 4-methyl-5-beta-hydroxyethylthiazole kinase activities required for thiamine biosynthesis) produces MTSHVDYTLYLVTDSTMIPEGSTFLKQVEHSINNGATMVQLREKTLSTLDFIERASQVHELTLKRGIPLIINDRVDVALAIDAEGVHVGQDDMPASIVRKLVGPNKIVGVSCSFPSEVEAVCKEGLADYVGLGTVYKTNTKTNVSVPQGTGTIGVRKMLQVLKAHNAAQVNNYISSVAIGGINESNASKVLYQSAIPGQSLDGVAVVSCIMASKNAAESTIKLENVIKSSVPWVKDLTNESLCQTTDVKIKAVVRSKPLIHHITNNVVKNFSANVTLSIGASPIMSELPDEFEEFTSSIPNLALVLNLGTPSTSQMDVFKHAISVYNKHGKHIIFDPVAAGASSPRLECCKELLNAGQFSVIKGNVGEISAIWKLTSKYQVSETGKNDLLMRGVDSVAEFNESDILRIGKEVAQDFRAIVVITGAKNFVFDGICVSKDSQNIHDASSPNNVDDIKHTQIKGGHEVMSSITGTGCSLGSTIAAFVAANADGNSGTTFNIFEAVVGAVEFYNKCGSEVGQDVTGPGSFMIRFLDRLNYEAHAIK; encoded by the coding sequence ATGACTTCTCATGTTGATTATACTTTGTACTTGGTGACTGACTCGACTATGATTCCAGAAGGTTCCACTTTCTTGAAGCAAGTCGAGCATTCTATTAATAATGGAGCTACAATGGTTCAGTTGCGTGAAAAAACGTTGCTGACACTTGATTTCATCGAACGAGCATCTCAGGTACATGAGTTGACTTTAAAAAGAGGCATACCGCTAATCATTAATGACAGGGTTGATGTTGCTTTGGCAATTGATGCTGAAGGTGTTCATGTGGGACAAGATGATATGCCTGCATCAATTGTTAGAAAATTGGTAGGACCTAATAAGATTGTTGGTGTTAGTTGTTCTTTCCCGAGTGAAGTGGAAGCTGTTTGCAAAGAAGGGCTTGCCGATTACGTTGGTTTGGGTACAGTTTATAAAACTAATACTAAAACAAATGTGCTGGTTCCACAAGGAACCGGTACAATAGGTGTTAGGAAGATGCTTCAGGTTTTGAAGGCACATAATGCAGCACAAGTAAACAACTATATTAGCAGCGTAGCCATTGGAGGCATTAATGAAAGCAATGCATCAAAAGTATTGTATCAGTCGGCGATTCCAGGGCAATCACTAGATGGTGTAGCAGTTGTTTCGTGTATTATGGCAAGCAAAAATGCAGCAGAATCTACTATCAAACTTGAAAATGTTATCAAGTCCTCAGTTCCATGGGTGAAGGACTTGACCAATGAATCCTTATGTCAAACAACTGATGTTAAGATCAAAGCAGTAGTGAGATCAAAACCCTTAATCCACCACATTACTAATAATGTTGTCAAAAATTTTAGTGCCAATGTGACTTTGTCGATCGGTGCATCGCCAATTATGTCTGAGCTTcctgatgaatttgaagagtTCACGTCGCTGATTCCTAATCTTGCATTAGTATTGAATTTAGGGACGCCGTCGACTAGTCAGATGGACGTTTTCAAACATGCAATCTCTGTTTATAATAAGCATGGAAAGcatataatatttgatcCAGTAGCTGCTGGTGCCTCATCTCCAAGACTTGAATGCTGCAAGGAATTACTTAATGCCGGGCAATTTTCTGTAATTAAGGGTAATGTTGGTGAAATCCTGGCAATTTGGAAGCTCACTAGTAAGTATCAAGTTTCGGAGACCGGTAAAAATGACTTATTAATGCGTGGGGTAGATTCAGTTGCTGAGTTTAATGAATCTGATATATTAAGAATTGGTAAAGAGGTGGCACAGGATTTCAGAGCAATTGTCGTCATTACTGGTGCTAAGAACTTTGTATTTGATGGCATATGTGTTTCTAAGGACtctcaaaatattcatgaTGCTTCTTCCCCAAataatgttgatgatataaAGCATACCCAAATCAAAGGTGGACATGAAGTGATGAGTTCAATAACCGGTACCGGTTGCTCGTTAGGTAGTACCATTGCAGCATTTGTTGCAGCCAATGCTGATGGAAATTCTGGAACaactttcaatatatttgaagcTGTTGTTGGAGCTGTCGAGTTTTATAATAAATGCGGTTCTGAAGTTGGTCAAGATGTAACTGGGCCTGGTTCGTTTATGATTCGATTCTTGGATCGTCTTAATTACGAGGCACATGCAATCAAATAG